Proteins found in one Amycolatopsis umgeniensis genomic segment:
- a CDS encoding DUF402 domain-containing protein, producing the protein MRDPQWTPGDTVVERFLRPDGSIGQHHPLRVIADDGTVLLGWLPADTPIIGSRLADGRLFREAPLEERFRVARVRVPDFWRDTSTLRRIADDEWSSVWWFFDAEGHFLNWYVNLEVPLGRTSSGPDRIDGILDVAVEPGGRWQWKDEDEAEEAVLAGRITAGQLERLRAEGERIGALADAGRFPFDGTWTDFRPDPDWQAPGLPEGLL; encoded by the coding sequence GTGCGTGATCCCCAATGGACGCCGGGTGACACGGTCGTCGAACGGTTCCTGCGACCGGACGGTTCGATCGGCCAGCACCACCCGCTGCGCGTCATCGCCGACGACGGCACCGTGCTGCTCGGCTGGCTCCCCGCGGACACCCCGATCATCGGCAGCAGGCTCGCCGACGGGCGGCTTTTCCGCGAGGCGCCGCTCGAGGAGCGGTTCCGGGTGGCGAGGGTGCGCGTGCCCGACTTCTGGCGCGACACCTCGACGCTGCGCCGGATCGCCGACGACGAATGGTCGTCGGTCTGGTGGTTCTTCGACGCCGAAGGCCACTTCCTGAACTGGTACGTCAACCTCGAGGTCCCGCTGGGGCGCACGTCGTCCGGGCCGGACCGGATCGACGGCATCCTCGACGTCGCCGTCGAGCCCGGCGGGCGCTGGCAGTGGAAGGACGAGGACGAGGCCGAGGAGGCCGTGCTCGCCGGCCGCATCACCGCCGGGCAGCTCGAGCGGCTGCGCGCCGAGGGCGAGCGGATCGGGGCACTCGCGGACGCCGGGCGCTTCCCCTTCGACGGGACGTGGACCGACTTCCGGCCGGACCCGGACTGGCAGGCGCCCGGTCTCCCCGAGGGGTTGCTCTAG
- a CDS encoding leucyl aminopeptidase — translation MTVPKLALTENAEAALAKTRADVVVIGTLQGEDGLALAAGSSVADTAFDGKLADVLGTLGASGKADEVVKVPTLGKLSAGVVLAVGLGKAGADGVTAEQVRRGAGAAARALSGTERAFVTLSAIDLQAAVEGTALGAYSFTEYRSEKGDGPVAKVDFVSPEEGTAKDHKATLKAATLIAESVIIARDLINTPPNDLFPASFADRAKTLAEANNLEFEVLDEKALKRKGFGGILGVGGGSSRQPRLLRIAYKPAKASKKVALVGKGITFDSGGISIKPAANMDHMTSDMSGAAAVLASVVLAAKLKYPLEVVAHIPLAENLPSATSYRPGDVLSMYGGKTVEVLNTDAEGRLVLADAIVRAGEENPDYLIETSTLTGAQVVALGNRTAGVMGSDEFRDRIAGIAQATGEGGWAMPLPEELRADLDSRLADLANVTGHRWGGMLAAGIFLREFVADGLPWAHIDIAGPSFNTAGAWGYTGKGGTGVPVRTIAAVLADIAANG, via the coding sequence GTGACCGTGCCGAAGCTTGCCCTGACCGAGAACGCCGAAGCGGCGCTTGCCAAGACGCGCGCCGACGTCGTCGTCATCGGCACCCTGCAGGGCGAGGACGGCCTGGCGCTCGCCGCCGGCTCCTCCGTTGCCGACACCGCCTTCGACGGCAAGCTCGCCGACGTCCTCGGCACGCTCGGCGCGTCCGGCAAGGCCGACGAGGTCGTCAAGGTACCGACACTGGGCAAGCTGTCCGCCGGTGTCGTGCTGGCCGTCGGCCTCGGCAAGGCAGGCGCGGACGGCGTCACCGCCGAGCAGGTCCGCCGGGGTGCCGGTGCCGCCGCGCGGGCGCTGAGCGGGACCGAGCGCGCGTTCGTCACGCTTTCGGCGATCGACCTGCAGGCCGCCGTCGAGGGCACCGCGCTCGGCGCGTACTCCTTCACCGAGTACCGCTCCGAAAAGGGCGACGGCCCGGTCGCCAAGGTGGACTTCGTGAGCCCCGAGGAGGGCACCGCCAAGGACCACAAGGCGACGCTGAAGGCCGCCACCCTGATCGCGGAGTCGGTGATCATCGCCCGCGACCTGATCAACACCCCGCCGAACGACCTGTTCCCGGCCTCCTTCGCCGACCGCGCGAAGACGCTGGCCGAGGCGAACAACCTCGAGTTCGAGGTCCTCGACGAGAAGGCCCTCAAGCGCAAGGGCTTCGGCGGCATCCTCGGCGTCGGCGGCGGTTCGTCGCGGCAGCCGCGCCTGCTGCGCATCGCCTACAAGCCGGCGAAGGCGTCGAAGAAGGTCGCGCTGGTCGGCAAGGGCATCACCTTCGACTCGGGCGGCATCTCGATCAAGCCCGCCGCGAACATGGACCACATGACCTCGGACATGTCGGGCGCGGCCGCCGTGCTCGCCTCCGTGGTGCTGGCCGCGAAGCTGAAGTACCCGCTCGAGGTCGTCGCGCACATCCCGCTGGCGGAGAACCTGCCCTCGGCCACGTCGTACCGGCCGGGCGACGTGCTCAGCATGTACGGCGGCAAGACCGTCGAGGTGCTCAACACCGACGCCGAAGGCCGTCTCGTGCTGGCCGACGCGATCGTGCGCGCGGGCGAGGAGAACCCCGACTACCTGATCGAGACCTCGACCCTGACCGGCGCGCAGGTCGTCGCGCTGGGCAACCGCACCGCGGGCGTCATGGGCTCGGACGAGTTCCGCGACCGCATCGCGGGCATCGCGCAGGCGACCGGTGAGGGCGGCTGGGCCATGCCGCTGCCGGAGGAACTGCGCGCCGACCTCGACTCGCGCCTCGCCGACCTCGCCAACGTCACCGGGCACCGCTGGGGCGGCATGCTCGCCGCGGGCATCTTCCTGCGCGAGTTCGTCGCCGACGGCCTGCCCTGGGCGCACATCGACATCGCGGGCCCGTCGTTCAACACCGCCGGGGCGTGGGGCTACACCGGCAAGGGCGGCACCGGCGTCCCGGTCCGCACCATCGCCGCGGTGCTCGCGGACATCGCCGCCAACGGCTGA
- a CDS encoding SMI1/KNR4 family protein, whose product MDRDAYLEGAIRDVLSGDDATLDDRIGHAALLFAVSGARAEADRLITHWHALTERPVTALVPGAVQARAWAMLFEAQGTRPDWAAALTPLDLDAEERAHDTYLARRVSDLDGLLGGSPLGEAVSHLGPSRPDRLREAVTQGDVEAWAEIASRQGRPDVAVLAASRRLAPRLVAGADPLGLGDWPGLCAGSLVAALYERYPPDTGSWREMVAGILRLRGGGTAPPAASARNIDAAEARLGLRLPADYREFLRTCDGLPADVVFPRLLGTAELRAEGGVVVIADPASVLLTAAGDRWRTVEIDPALGTTVHPTFRALLERHLLLLAQSV is encoded by the coding sequence GTGGACAGGGACGCGTATCTCGAAGGCGCGATCAGGGACGTGCTCAGCGGTGACGACGCGACACTCGACGACCGGATCGGGCACGCCGCGCTGCTGTTCGCCGTCTCCGGCGCGAGGGCGGAAGCCGACAGGCTGATCACGCATTGGCACGCGCTCACCGAACGTCCCGTCACCGCGCTCGTGCCCGGCGCCGTCCAGGCCCGCGCGTGGGCGATGCTCTTCGAGGCGCAAGGGACACGGCCGGACTGGGCCGCCGCGCTGACCCCGCTCGACCTCGACGCGGAAGAACGCGCCCACGACACGTATCTCGCCCGGCGCGTGTCCGATCTCGACGGTCTCCTCGGCGGCTCCCCCCTCGGCGAGGCCGTCTCGCACCTCGGACCGTCGCGGCCGGATCGGTTACGCGAGGCCGTCACCCAGGGTGACGTCGAGGCCTGGGCGGAGATCGCCTCGCGGCAGGGACGGCCGGACGTCGCCGTGCTCGCCGCGTCACGGCGGCTCGCGCCGCGTCTGGTCGCGGGCGCCGACCCGCTCGGCCTCGGCGACTGGCCGGGACTGTGCGCCGGATCGCTGGTCGCGGCGCTGTACGAGCGCTACCCGCCGGACACCGGCTCGTGGCGCGAGATGGTCGCGGGCATCCTCCGGCTGCGCGGCGGCGGCACCGCGCCCCCGGCGGCCTCGGCACGGAACATCGACGCCGCCGAAGCCCGCCTCGGGCTCCGGCTGCCCGCCGACTACCGGGAGTTCCTGCGGACCTGCGACGGCCTGCCCGCCGACGTCGTGTTCCCGCGTCTGCTCGGCACGGCGGAACTGCGCGCGGAAGGCGGGGTCGTGGTGATCGCCGATCCCGCCTCGGTGCTGCTCACCGCCGCCGGCGACCGGTGGCGGACGGTCGAGATCGACCCGGCCCTGGGCACGACGGTGCATCCGACGTTCCGGGCGCTGCTGGAGCGGCACCTACTCCTTCTGGCGCAGTCCGTGTGA
- the lpdA gene encoding dihydrolipoyl dehydrogenase produces MTDTSADLVILGGGSGGYAAAFRAAELGLSVTLIEKDKLGGTCLHRGCIPTKALLHAAEVADETRDAETFGVKAVLEGIDIAGVNKYKDGIVSRLYKGLQGLAKAHKVNLVEGTGTFVGGTTVEVEGTRYTGKNVILATGSYSKTLPGLELGGRIIASEQALSLDYIPKKVIVLGGGVIGVEFASVWASFGVDVTIVEALPRLVPNEDEYASKQLERAFRRRKIAFKTGVRFTGAKQDDNGVSVSLESGETLEADLLLVAVGRGPNSAGHGYEEAGVKMDRGFVLTDDRLRTNLPNVYAVGDIVPGLQLAHRGFQQGIFVAEEIAGQEPRVIDESGIPRVTYSHPEVASVGLTESQAKEKYGSDVTTFTYDLGGNGKSQILKTSGGVKLIKAPEGPVVGVHMVGDRVGELIGEAQLIYSWEAFPEDVAPLIHAHPTQTEALGEAFLALAGKPLHVHS; encoded by the coding sequence GTGACCGACACCTCCGCCGACCTTGTGATCCTGGGTGGCGGATCGGGCGGCTACGCCGCCGCGTTCCGCGCGGCCGAGCTGGGCCTTTCCGTCACCCTGATCGAAAAGGACAAGCTTGGCGGGACGTGCCTCCACCGAGGCTGCATCCCGACCAAGGCCCTCCTGCACGCGGCGGAGGTCGCCGACGAGACCCGCGACGCCGAGACCTTCGGCGTCAAGGCCGTGCTGGAAGGCATCGACATCGCCGGGGTCAACAAGTACAAGGACGGGATCGTCTCCCGCCTGTACAAGGGCCTCCAGGGCCTGGCCAAGGCGCACAAGGTGAACCTCGTCGAGGGCACCGGAACGTTCGTCGGCGGTACCACCGTCGAGGTCGAAGGCACGCGCTACACCGGCAAGAACGTCATCCTCGCCACCGGTTCGTACTCGAAGACGCTGCCGGGCCTGGAGCTGGGCGGCCGCATCATCGCGAGCGAGCAGGCGCTTTCGCTGGACTACATCCCGAAGAAGGTCATCGTTCTCGGCGGTGGTGTCATCGGTGTCGAATTCGCGTCCGTCTGGGCGTCCTTCGGCGTCGACGTCACCATCGTGGAGGCGCTGCCCCGCCTGGTCCCGAACGAGGACGAGTACGCGTCCAAGCAGCTCGAGCGCGCTTTCCGGCGTCGCAAGATCGCCTTCAAGACCGGTGTCCGCTTCACCGGCGCCAAGCAGGACGACAACGGCGTCAGCGTGTCGCTGGAGTCCGGCGAGACGCTCGAAGCCGACCTGCTGCTGGTCGCCGTCGGCCGCGGCCCGAACTCGGCCGGGCATGGGTACGAGGAGGCCGGGGTCAAGATGGACCGCGGTTTCGTCCTCACCGACGACCGCCTCCGCACCAACCTGCCGAACGTCTACGCCGTCGGCGACATCGTCCCGGGTCTGCAGCTCGCGCACCGCGGCTTCCAGCAGGGCATCTTCGTCGCCGAAGAGATCGCCGGCCAGGAGCCGCGCGTGATCGACGAGAGCGGCATCCCGCGCGTCACCTACTCGCACCCCGAGGTCGCTTCGGTCGGTCTGACCGAGTCGCAGGCGAAGGAGAAGTACGGCTCCGACGTCACCACCTTCACCTACGACCTCGGCGGCAACGGCAAGAGCCAGATCCTCAAGACCTCCGGTGGGGTCAAGCTGATCAAGGCTCCGGAAGGGCCGGTCGTGGGCGTGCACATGGTGGGCGACCGCGTCGGCGAGCTGATCGGCGAAGCGCAGCTGATCTACAGCTGGGAGGCGTTCCCCGAGGACGTGGCCCCGCTCATCCACGCGCACCCCACGCAAACCGAGGCCCTCGGTGAAGCGTTCCTCGCCCTGGCGGGCAAGCCGCTGCACGTCCACAGCTGA
- the sucB gene encoding 2-oxoglutarate dehydrogenase, E2 component, dihydrolipoamide succinyltransferase yields the protein MAYSVTLPELGESVTEGTVTRWLKQEGDTVEVDEPLLEISTDKVDTEVPSPVAGKVVKISAQEDETVEVGGELAVIDDGTGGVPESSGSSAPAAEEAQPEPEPEPEPAQEQASAPSQPDTAPASGGEGTEVKLPELGESVTEGTVTRWLKQVGESVEVDEPLLEISTDKVDTEVPSPVAGTVLEIRAGEDETVEVGGVLAVIGAAGSAPKAEAKPEPKPEPKPEPKPEPKPEPKPEPKPEPKAEAAPAPAPKPAEAPKPAAQPAASSDNGSDNAPYVTPLVRKLASEHGIDLSSLTGSGVGGRIRKQDVLAAAEAKQKKEAPAPAAQPAAAAPAASSAPAAPRKAAVSPELAALRGTVQKASRIRQITAVKTRESLQLSAQLTQVHEVDVTKIAKLRQRAKAAFKEREGVNLTFLPFFAKATVEALKQHPNVNASYNEDTKEITYHGAVHLGIAVDTEKGLLSVVIHDAGELSLAGLAHRIADLAGRARSGQIKPDELSGGTFTITNIGSNGALFDTPIIVQPQSGMLGTGAVVKRPVVIADADGNDTIAVRSMAFLPLTYDHRLVDGADAGRFVTTIKQRLEEGNFEDELGL from the coding sequence ATGGCCTACTCCGTCACGTTGCCGGAGCTCGGTGAGAGCGTCACCGAGGGCACCGTCACCCGGTGGTTGAAGCAGGAGGGCGACACCGTCGAGGTCGACGAGCCGTTGCTCGAGATCTCCACGGACAAGGTCGACACCGAGGTCCCGTCCCCGGTCGCCGGCAAGGTCGTGAAGATCAGCGCCCAGGAAGACGAGACCGTCGAGGTCGGCGGCGAGCTCGCCGTCATCGACGACGGGACCGGCGGGGTGCCGGAGTCGTCCGGATCCTCCGCGCCCGCCGCCGAAGAGGCGCAGCCGGAACCCGAGCCCGAGCCGGAGCCCGCGCAGGAGCAGGCGTCCGCGCCTTCCCAGCCGGACACCGCGCCGGCTTCGGGCGGCGAAGGCACCGAGGTGAAGCTACCCGAGCTGGGCGAGAGCGTCACCGAAGGCACCGTCACCCGGTGGCTCAAGCAGGTCGGCGAGAGCGTCGAGGTCGACGAGCCGCTGCTCGAGATCTCCACGGACAAGGTCGACACCGAGGTCCCGTCCCCGGTCGCCGGCACCGTGCTGGAGATCCGCGCGGGTGAGGACGAGACCGTCGAGGTCGGCGGTGTCCTCGCGGTGATCGGTGCGGCCGGGTCCGCCCCGAAGGCCGAGGCGAAGCCCGAGCCCAAGCCCGAGCCCAAGCCGGAACCCAAGCCCGAGCCGAAGCCGGAACCCAAGCCGGAACCGAAGCCCGAGCCCAAGGCCGAAGCGGCTCCCGCTCCCGCGCCGAAGCCCGCCGAGGCGCCGAAGCCCGCCGCGCAGCCCGCGGCGAGCAGCGACAACGGTTCGGACAACGCGCCGTACGTGACGCCGCTGGTCCGCAAGCTCGCTTCCGAGCACGGCATCGACCTGTCGTCGCTGACCGGCAGCGGTGTCGGTGGCCGCATCCGCAAGCAGGACGTGCTCGCGGCCGCCGAGGCCAAGCAGAAGAAGGAAGCCCCGGCTCCCGCCGCACAGCCCGCCGCCGCTGCCCCCGCCGCTTCGTCGGCACCGGCCGCTCCGCGCAAGGCCGCGGTTTCGCCGGAGCTCGCGGCACTGCGCGGCACCGTGCAGAAGGCCAGCCGGATCCGTCAGATCACCGCCGTGAAGACCCGCGAGTCGTTGCAGCTTTCCGCGCAGCTCACGCAGGTCCACGAGGTGGACGTCACGAAGATCGCCAAGCTCCGCCAGCGGGCGAAGGCGGCCTTCAAGGAGCGCGAGGGCGTCAACCTGACGTTCCTGCCGTTCTTCGCGAAGGCCACCGTCGAGGCGCTCAAGCAGCACCCGAACGTCAACGCGTCCTACAACGAGGACACGAAGGAGATCACCTACCACGGTGCGGTGCACCTGGGGATCGCGGTGGACACCGAAAAGGGTCTGCTGTCGGTGGTCATCCACGACGCGGGTGAGCTCAGCCTCGCCGGTCTCGCGCACCGCATCGCCGATCTGGCGGGCCGCGCGCGTTCGGGCCAGATCAAGCCGGACGAACTGTCGGGCGGCACCTTCACGATCACGAACATCGGCTCCAACGGCGCCCTGTTCGACACGCCGATCATCGTGCAGCCGCAGTCCGGCATGCTCGGTACCGGCGCGGTCGTCAAGCGCCCGGTCGTGATCGCGGACGCCGACGGCAACGACACGATCGCCGTCCGGTCGATGGCGTTCCTGCCGCTGACCTACGACCACCGCCTGGTGGACGGGGCCGACGCGGGCCGCTTCGTCACGACGATCAAGCAGCGTCTGGAAGAGGGCAACTTCGAGGACGAGCTCGGTCTCTGA
- a CDS encoding serine hydrolase: protein MLTRRHLMTAAAVGSAALLLPGTASATTPDTSTQQGWLDWLAAHRRDVSVLIDDGAGRRASRNADVRRLLASSVKVVHLSAYAVAVAEGRLDPRERIRVGDWDAHHPFVADGRAHFHALTWLGIPCDDYGIAKDPDQLVPLSRIPEAMIFFSDNAATDYLRTRLGDPALRLAAARGGWTRPDTRSLGGEVLMLMMPEYAPPPGSPVAVRRALGDAVARRFVADPAFRAEAFERFPTMPGTPDAQWPWIKGHARGTASELFSLHRSLASGRYRPGGALAREILARPLADRVPPGASEVLVKDGALPRTLTIGLSVRWPGGRSGTAAVLLHGVTDQDTLNELPLIDALLAALSDPTRFAALERALG, encoded by the coding sequence ATGCTGACCAGACGTCATCTGATGACGGCCGCCGCCGTGGGGTCGGCGGCGTTGCTGCTGCCGGGCACCGCGAGCGCCACGACGCCGGACACGTCGACACAACAGGGCTGGCTCGACTGGCTCGCCGCCCACCGGCGCGATGTCTCCGTCCTGATCGACGACGGCGCGGGCCGCCGGGCCTCGCGCAACGCCGACGTCCGGCGGCTGCTGGCTTCGTCGGTCAAGGTCGTGCATCTCAGCGCGTACGCCGTCGCTGTCGCCGAGGGCAGGCTCGATCCGCGGGAACGGATCCGGGTGGGCGACTGGGACGCCCACCACCCGTTCGTCGCCGACGGTCGCGCGCATTTCCACGCGCTCACCTGGCTGGGGATCCCTTGCGACGACTACGGCATCGCCAAGGATCCCGATCAGCTCGTCCCGCTGTCGCGGATCCCCGAAGCGATGATCTTCTTCAGCGACAACGCCGCCACGGACTACCTCCGCACCCGCCTCGGCGACCCCGCCCTCCGGCTCGCGGCGGCACGAGGCGGCTGGACGCGGCCGGACACCCGTTCGCTGGGCGGCGAGGTCCTGATGCTGATGATGCCGGAGTACGCGCCGCCTCCCGGCAGTCCCGTCGCGGTCCGGCGGGCACTGGGCGACGCGGTGGCCCGGCGGTTCGTGGCCGACCCCGCGTTCCGCGCCGAAGCGTTCGAGCGCTTCCCGACCATGCCGGGGACGCCGGACGCGCAATGGCCGTGGATCAAGGGCCACGCGAGGGGGACGGCGTCGGAGCTGTTCTCGCTCCACCGCAGCCTGGCGTCCGGCCGCTACCGGCCGGGTGGCGCACTCGCCCGCGAGATCCTCGCCCGGCCGCTTGCCGACCGCGTGCCACCCGGCGCGAGCGAGGTGCTCGTCAAGGACGGCGCACTGCCGCGCACGCTCACCATCGGGCTTTCGGTCAGGTGGCCGGGAGGACGGTCCGGCACGGCCGCCGTTCTGCTCCACGGCGTGACGGATCAGGACACGCTAAACGAGTTGCCGCTCATCGACGCCCTGCTCGCGGCTCTGTCCGATCCGACGCGGTTCGCCGCCCTGGAACGGGCGCTCGGCTGA
- a CDS encoding ArsR/SmtB family transcription factor → MNAELADRIAALEERVAALEGQGQAEPPTGPDGLVGYRGELTDPVELSWAITVTPGPMLALDDGPRVEVLAALSSTARVALVRTLAERGVQSAPALQEAAELGSPGQLYHHLKALTGAGIVEQDKRGSYRLRPAATIPVLVLLTAASDVAGQLRT, encoded by the coding sequence ATGAACGCTGAGCTCGCCGACCGGATCGCCGCCCTCGAAGAGCGGGTCGCGGCGCTCGAAGGACAGGGCCAGGCCGAACCGCCGACCGGCCCTGATGGTCTGGTCGGGTATCGCGGTGAGCTCACCGATCCCGTCGAGCTGAGCTGGGCGATCACCGTCACGCCGGGGCCGATGCTGGCGCTGGACGACGGGCCGCGGGTCGAGGTGCTCGCGGCCCTGTCCAGCACCGCGCGGGTGGCGCTCGTGCGGACACTGGCCGAAAGGGGCGTCCAATCCGCGCCCGCTTTGCAGGAGGCCGCCGAACTCGGCTCCCCCGGCCAGCTGTACCACCACCTCAAGGCGCTGACCGGTGCCGGGATCGTCGAGCAGGACAAGCGGGGCAGCTACCGGCTCCGCCCCGCCGCGACGATCCCGGTGCTGGTGCTGCTCACCGCCGCGTCGGACGTGGCCGGGCAACTGCGAACCTGA
- a CDS encoding TIGR01777 family oxidoreductase, producing the protein MRVLIAGASGLIGTSLTTRLRRSGHEVVRLVRREERADDERRWDPPAGEIADGALDGVDAVVNLAGAPLLPGRWSAARKQVLLDSRVEPTEVLAEAVAEHGIPVLVNASAVGYYGDPGPSLVDESSPVGRGFLAELCTAWEGATETAATAGARVVRIRTGLVLARKGGLLDVLRPLFRLGLGGKLGDGKQYMPWISLDDEVGAIVFALENESLSGAVNLSGPQPATNAAFTKALGRAVHRPAFWQVPGFAMKIALGQAAEEMALFGQRALPRALEEAGYPFRHPTLEDALAAAT; encoded by the coding sequence ATGCGAGTTCTGATCGCGGGTGCGAGCGGACTGATCGGTACCTCCCTGACGACGCGGCTGCGCCGGTCCGGGCACGAAGTGGTCCGGCTCGTCCGCCGGGAAGAGCGGGCGGACGACGAGCGCCGCTGGGATCCCCCTGCGGGCGAGATCGCCGACGGCGCGCTCGACGGTGTCGACGCGGTGGTGAACCTCGCGGGCGCGCCGCTGCTGCCCGGACGCTGGAGCGCGGCCCGCAAACAGGTCTTGCTCGACAGCCGGGTCGAGCCGACGGAGGTGCTCGCGGAAGCCGTCGCCGAACACGGGATCCCGGTACTGGTCAACGCCTCCGCCGTCGGCTACTACGGCGACCCCGGTCCGTCCCTTGTGGACGAATCCAGCCCGGTGGGACGAGGTTTTCTCGCCGAACTCTGCACCGCGTGGGAAGGCGCCACCGAGACAGCGGCCACCGCGGGCGCCCGCGTCGTGCGCATCCGCACCGGTCTGGTGCTCGCGCGCAAGGGCGGGCTCCTCGACGTCCTGCGGCCGCTGTTCCGCTTGGGACTCGGCGGGAAACTCGGCGACGGCAAGCAGTACATGCCGTGGATCTCGCTCGACGACGAGGTCGGCGCGATCGTTTTCGCGCTGGAGAACGAATCGCTGTCCGGCGCGGTGAACCTCTCCGGCCCGCAGCCCGCCACCAACGCCGCGTTCACGAAGGCGCTCGGCCGGGCCGTGCACCGCCCCGCGTTCTGGCAGGTCCCCGGTTTCGCGATGAAGATCGCCCTCGGGCAGGCGGCCGAGGAGATGGCGTTGTTCGGGCAGCGCGCCCTGCCCCGCGCGCTGGAAGAGGCGGGCTACCCCTTCCGCCACCCGACCCTCGAGGACGCGCTGGCCGCCGCGACATGA
- a CDS encoding phosphatase PAP2 family protein, with the protein MTLQRGLYILAGLLLLVGFVTLGLLVDDRPPPVDVALADAFRGQYTRPAGQVADLITNVLGPVLPFALGAVLVMIAWRRRELAVLCVKLAVVLMLCRLTSLVAKPLFYRERPREFPDLSYPSGHVVAVACTGFVAVLLCAWTRPRLTRLAITIAVAATVIGALCRVVLGVHWLTDTAGSVLAVGGVGLISAAGLGLLPRPGDPA; encoded by the coding sequence ATGACCTTGCAGCGCGGTCTGTACATCCTCGCCGGACTCCTTCTGCTCGTCGGCTTCGTCACACTCGGGCTGCTCGTCGACGACCGGCCGCCGCCGGTGGACGTCGCCCTCGCCGACGCGTTCCGAGGGCAGTACACGCGGCCCGCCGGGCAAGTGGCCGACCTGATCACGAACGTCCTCGGCCCGGTCCTGCCGTTCGCGCTGGGCGCGGTGCTGGTGATGATCGCCTGGCGCCGCCGGGAACTGGCCGTGCTGTGCGTCAAACTGGCCGTCGTCCTGATGCTGTGCCGTCTGACCAGCCTGGTCGCCAAACCGCTGTTCTACCGGGAACGGCCTCGCGAATTCCCCGATCTGAGCTACCCGAGCGGACATGTCGTCGCCGTCGCCTGCACCGGTTTCGTCGCGGTGCTCCTGTGCGCGTGGACCCGCCCGCGGCTGACCCGCCTGGCGATCACGATCGCCGTCGCGGCGACGGTGATCGGCGCGCTCTGCCGGGTCGTCCTGGGTGTGCACTGGCTGACCGACACCGCGGGATCCGTACTCGCGGTGGGCGGTGTCGGCCTGATTTCGGCGGCCGGACTGGGCCTGCTGCCCCGGCCCGGGGATCCGGCGTAG
- the lipB gene encoding lipoyl(octanoyl) transferase LipB translates to MSSSTTSCRAATEPVDVREIGTIDYTEAWELQRRHVTARADGEGPDTMLLLEHPSVYTAGKRTEAEDRPTDGTPVLDVDRGGKITWHGPGQLVGYPIIKLADPIDVVHYVRRLEEALITVCDQLGVHTGRVEGRSGVWIPADDRGVERKIAAIGIRVQRGVTMHGFELNCNPDLGAFDKIVPCGIRDAGVTSLSSELDREVTVASVLPMAREAVLAALEGDLSVSDERWLPRPEAPAAAGVTFALQN, encoded by the coding sequence GTGAGCTCTTCGACCACGTCATGCCGTGCCGCCACCGAGCCCGTCGACGTCCGCGAAATCGGGACGATCGACTACACCGAAGCCTGGGAACTCCAGCGCCGGCACGTGACAGCCCGTGCCGACGGCGAAGGCCCCGACACCATGCTGCTGCTGGAACACCCGTCGGTGTACACCGCGGGCAAGCGCACCGAAGCCGAGGACCGGCCGACCGACGGCACCCCGGTGCTCGACGTCGACCGCGGCGGCAAGATCACCTGGCACGGACCGGGCCAGCTGGTCGGCTACCCGATCATCAAACTCGCCGACCCGATCGACGTCGTGCACTACGTGCGGCGTCTCGAAGAGGCACTGATCACGGTCTGCGACCAGCTCGGCGTGCACACCGGCCGGGTCGAGGGCCGCAGCGGCGTCTGGATCCCCGCCGACGACCGCGGCGTGGAGCGGAAGATCGCCGCGATCGGCATCCGCGTGCAGCGCGGCGTGACCATGCACGGTTTCGAGCTGAACTGCAACCCCGACCTCGGTGCCTTCGACAAGATCGTCCCGTGCGGCATCCGGGACGCGGGTGTTACGTCGCTTTCCTCCGAACTCGACCGCGAAGTCACCGTGGCGTCGGTGCTGCCGATGGCGCGCGAAGCCGTGCTCGCGGCGCTGGAAGGCGACCTCTCGGTGAGCGACGAGCGCTGGCTGCCGCGTCCCGAGGCGCCCGCCGCCGCAGGTGTCACTTTCGCTTTGCAGAACTAG